Proteins from a genomic interval of Zingiber officinale cultivar Zhangliang chromosome 1B, Zo_v1.1, whole genome shotgun sequence:
- the LOC122042968 gene encoding BAHD acyltransferase DCR-like, with product MAAAAETGAVNVLSKCTVFPDRASAFGELRLSVSDLPMLSCHYIQKGLFFTAPSMPIPALCSLLVSSLARALSLFPALAGRLSTLPDGRIVVVCNDAGADFAYASAPSLSLSNLLPPFSDVPTAVKALFPLDGAVSFHGHFLPLAAFQLTELGDGAVFLGAVVNHAVVDGTSFWNFFNAWAELCRGGDPAPPDFRRNYFGESKAVLRFPGGRGPEVTFPVDAPIRERIFRFSREAILEIKSRVNGLVNRHGGGNLTAEILGKQVHDRKTADGESEEISSFQSLCALVWRSVTRARKQLSPEALTTFSMAVNCRRRVSPPVAANYFGNAIQSIPMRAVVREVVERDLRWVAELLHRGVAAHTNEAVLHGVTEWEAAPRCFLLGNPDGAGLTMGSSHRFPMYEGNDFGWGTPAAVRSGRANKFDGKMSAFPGRKGGGSVDLEVCLAPETMAALLGDEEFINYVDF from the coding sequence ATGGCTGCCGCAGCTGAAACTGGTGCTGTTAACGTGTTATCGAAGTGCACGGTGTTCCCCGATCGCGCGTCGGCGTTCGGCGAGCTCCGGCTCTCTGTGTCGGACTTACCGATGTTGTCGTGCCATTACATCCAAAAAGGCCTCTTTTTTACTGCTCCTTCAATGCCTATTCCCGCCCTCTGCTCCCTCCTTGTTTCCTCGCTGGCCCGCGCGCTCTCCCTCTTCCCCGCACTCGCCGGCCGCCTCTCCACCCTCCCCGACGGCCGTATCGTCGTTGTCTGCAACGACGCTGGCGCTGACTTCGCCTACGCTTCTGCTCCGTCCCTTTCCCTTTCCAATCTTCTGCCACCGTTTTCTGACGTGCCTACTGCTGTCAAGGCTCTTTTCCCCCTTGACGGCGCTGTCAGCTTCCACGGTCACTTCCTCCCGCTCGCTGCTTTCCAGCTCACTGAGCTCGGTGATGGAGCCGTCTTCCTGGGCGCCGTCGTCAACCATGCCGTCGTGGACGGCACCTCGTTCTGGAACTTCTTCAACGCGTGGGCGGAGCTCTGCCGCGGTGGGGACCCCGCGCCGCCGGATTTCCGCCGCAACTACTTCGGTGAGTCGAAGGCAGTGCTGCGGTTCCCCGGAGGCCGTGGTCCCGAGGTGACATTCCCAGTGGATGCGCCAATTCGGGAACGCATCTTCCGCTTCAGCCGTGAGGCAATTCTGGAGATCAAATCGAGGGTGAACGGCCTCGTCAATCGCCACGGCGGCGGTAATTTGACAGCCGAAATTCTCGGGAAGCAAGTGCACGATCGGAAAACGGCGGATGGTGAATCGGAAGAGATCTCATCGTTCCAGTCGCTTTGTGCACTGGTGTGGAGGTCGGTGACGCGGGCACGAAAGCAGCTGTCGCCGGAGGCGTTGACGACGTTCAGTATGGCGGTCAATTGCCGGCGCCGAGTGTCGCCTCCAGTTGCGGCGAACTACTTCGGGAACGCGATACAGAGCATCCCGATGCGGGCGGTTGTTAGGGAGGTGGTGGAACGGGATCTCCGGTGGGTGGCGGAGCTGCTGCACCGCGGTGTGGCGGCGCACACCAACGAAGCGGTGCTGCACGGAGTGACAGAGTGGGAGGCCGCGCCGAGATGCTTCCTGCTGGGGAACCCGGACGGCGCTGGGCTGACCATGGGCAGCTCCCACCGCTTTCCCATGTACGAGGGGAACGATTTCGGGTGGGGGACGCCGGCCGCGGTGCGGAGCGGCCGGGCCAACAAGTTCGACGGAAAGATGTCTGCTTTCCCGGGCCGTAAGGGAGGCGGAAGTGTGGATTTGGAAGTCTGCCTGGCGCCGGAGACAATGGCGGCGCTGCTCGGCGATGAAGAGTTTATAAACTACGTCGACTTCTAG